Proteins encoded by one window of Prevotella nigrescens:
- a CDS encoding methyltransferase RsmF C-terminal domain-like protein, with product MSENKQAIETILNQEVVGTTLPTAFEVYTKKLFGEERYNAFCKGLQQPSSVSIRLNPFKTSKTTKVTDSFAPIPVPWCKEGFYLNARPNFTFDPLFHAGAYYVQEASSMFLSHVLRYLVKRPVALLDLCAAPGGKTTCARTAIAEGSIVFSNEPINKRAQILAENVQKFGHSDVVVTNNYPRDYKKTKLAFDVIVADVPCSGEGMFRKDPQAIAEWSEQNVANCWQLQRTIIADIWDNLKPGGLLIYSTCTFNAHENEENIAWILSEYDAELLEVPTEKTWNITGSLIENPLKAGEPFPVYRFIPGFTQGEGLFMAIIKKGGTSTNLEPNAEKLVAEANKKLKVMAHGVKQGTTKGKKIIPDHSLALSENGDRSAFADVEIDYDTAIKYLRHEAIVLPTTAPKGIVTLVYRGYALGFANNLGNRANNLYPQKWRIKSSHIPNEQIILI from the coding sequence ATGAGCGAGAATAAGCAAGCTATTGAAACCATTTTAAACCAAGAAGTCGTTGGAACTACTTTGCCAACGGCTTTTGAAGTTTACACAAAAAAACTGTTTGGAGAGGAACGCTACAACGCTTTTTGCAAAGGATTGCAGCAGCCTTCTTCCGTCAGCATACGTCTAAACCCTTTTAAAACGAGCAAAACAACAAAAGTAACCGATAGCTTTGCGCCCATTCCCGTGCCTTGGTGCAAGGAAGGTTTCTATCTGAATGCACGCCCCAACTTTACGTTCGACCCGCTATTCCATGCAGGAGCATATTATGTTCAAGAGGCTTCGTCGATGTTTCTCTCGCATGTCTTGCGCTATTTGGTAAAAAGACCTGTTGCCCTACTCGACCTTTGTGCAGCCCCCGGAGGCAAAACCACCTGCGCACGGACGGCAATTGCAGAAGGCAGCATCGTATTTTCCAACGAGCCAATAAATAAACGTGCACAGATTTTAGCAGAAAATGTGCAGAAGTTCGGGCACTCTGACGTGGTTGTTACCAACAATTACCCAAGAGATTACAAGAAAACAAAACTCGCTTTCGACGTGATTGTAGCCGATGTACCTTGCTCTGGCGAAGGTATGTTTCGCAAAGACCCACAGGCTATCGCTGAATGGAGCGAACAAAATGTAGCAAACTGTTGGCAACTACAACGCACCATTATAGCAGATATATGGGACAACCTGAAGCCAGGAGGACTGCTTATCTATTCCACTTGTACGTTCAACGCGCACGAAAACGAAGAAAACATAGCGTGGATATTGAGCGAATACGACGCAGAACTATTGGAAGTACCAACAGAAAAGACTTGGAACATAACGGGGTCGCTCATTGAAAACCCTTTGAAAGCAGGCGAACCATTCCCTGTTTATCGGTTCATTCCAGGTTTTACACAGGGCGAAGGCTTGTTCATGGCCATTATAAAAAAAGGTGGAACAAGCACAAACCTTGAGCCAAATGCAGAGAAACTTGTAGCAGAAGCCAACAAGAAGCTGAAAGTTATGGCACACGGAGTAAAGCAAGGCACTACGAAAGGCAAGAAAATAATACCCGACCACAGTCTGGCACTCTCGGAAAATGGCGACAGAAGTGCCTTTGCTGATGTAGAAATAGACTACGACACGGCGATAAAATATCTGCGCCACGAAGCCATCGTGCTGCCAACAACTGCTCCCAAAGGCATCGTTACGCTTGTATATCGTGGCTATGCGCTCGGTTTCGCCAATAATCTCGGCAACCGTGCCAACAATCTTTATCCACAAAAATGGCGCATTAAAAGCAGCCATATTCCCAATGAACAAATCATTCTAATATAG
- a CDS encoding DNA topoisomerase 3 has product MKVCIAEKPSVARDIARILGATSSKDGYMEGNGYQVTWTFGHLCELKEPNDYAVNWKHWSLAALPMVPARFGIKLIDDEGIKKQFAVIERLYKNAEEIINCGDAGQEGELIQRWVMQKAKVACPVKRLWISSMTDEAIRNGFANLKDQKDYEPLYLAGLSRAIGDWLLGMNATRLYTLKYGNNRFGKNAQVLSIGRVQTPTLALIVERQKEIDNFKPEPYWVLATIYRETQFTATKGKFTSKEEGQEAFSLIENKPFEVTGVTKKKGTEQPKQLYDLTSLQVDCNRKFGYSAEMTLNTIQSLYERKYTTYPRVDTQHLTDDVYKECPQIMNALFQATFAAKKPYADLVKPLGGKPLPKSKRVFDSSKVTDHHAIIPTNVIPQGLNDAERNVYDLIARRFISVFYPDCKFSTTTVLGKVDEIEFKASGKEILDEGWRMVYKQNTEKQVIEESSEKNEAAEKILPTFVKGEKGEHAPTLTEKQTVPPKHYTEASLLRAMETAGKLVDDEELRAALKENGIGRPSSRAGIIETLFKRNYIRRQRKNLIATETGIALIDTIHEKLLTSAELTGIWEKKLRDIEHKKYDAGQFINELKEQISNIVNDVLADNSNRKIGEVVQRT; this is encoded by the coding sequence ATGAAAGTTTGCATTGCCGAAAAACCAAGTGTGGCACGTGACATTGCCCGAATACTTGGAGCAACAAGTTCTAAAGACGGATATATGGAAGGTAATGGTTATCAAGTAACTTGGACCTTCGGACATCTGTGCGAACTAAAAGAGCCTAACGACTATGCTGTGAATTGGAAACATTGGAGCCTGGCAGCACTTCCTATGGTTCCTGCAAGATTTGGAATAAAGCTGATAGACGACGAAGGAATAAAAAAACAGTTTGCTGTTATCGAGCGTCTGTATAAAAACGCAGAAGAAATTATAAACTGTGGCGATGCCGGACAAGAAGGAGAACTCATTCAACGTTGGGTAATGCAAAAGGCAAAGGTGGCTTGTCCTGTTAAACGACTGTGGATTTCGTCAATGACCGATGAGGCTATACGCAACGGATTTGCCAATTTGAAAGACCAAAAAGACTATGAACCGCTTTATTTGGCAGGACTTTCGCGTGCCATCGGCGACTGGTTGCTGGGTATGAATGCTACCCGTCTTTACACATTAAAGTATGGAAACAACCGTTTTGGCAAGAACGCACAAGTGCTTTCCATAGGACGTGTGCAGACGCCGACATTGGCTTTGATTGTAGAACGGCAGAAAGAAATAGACAATTTCAAGCCAGAACCTTACTGGGTATTGGCTACTATCTATCGAGAAACACAGTTTACAGCTACAAAAGGCAAATTCACATCGAAAGAAGAAGGACAAGAAGCCTTTTCATTAATCGAAAACAAGCCTTTTGAAGTAACCGGCGTAACAAAGAAAAAAGGCACCGAACAACCCAAGCAACTTTACGATTTAACTTCTTTGCAAGTAGACTGTAACCGCAAGTTCGGGTACTCTGCCGAGATGACTCTCAATACCATTCAAAGTCTTTACGAACGTAAATACACCACATACCCTCGTGTCGATACGCAACATCTTACAGACGATGTTTACAAAGAGTGTCCACAAATAATGAATGCGTTGTTTCAAGCCACCTTTGCGGCAAAGAAACCATACGCAGATTTGGTGAAACCCTTAGGAGGGAAGCCGCTTCCTAAAAGTAAACGTGTATTCGATTCATCGAAAGTAACCGACCACCACGCCATTATACCTACCAATGTAATTCCTCAAGGATTAAACGATGCAGAACGAAATGTGTACGACCTTATTGCAAGGCGTTTCATTTCTGTGTTCTATCCCGATTGTAAGTTTTCTACAACTACGGTTCTCGGCAAGGTAGACGAAATAGAATTTAAAGCATCGGGTAAAGAAATACTCGACGAAGGCTGGCGAATGGTTTACAAGCAGAATACCGAAAAGCAAGTCATAGAGGAATCAAGCGAGAAGAATGAAGCAGCAGAAAAAATCCTTCCAACATTCGTTAAAGGAGAGAAAGGAGAACACGCTCCTACTCTAACTGAAAAACAGACGGTTCCACCAAAGCATTACACAGAAGCTTCATTGCTTCGAGCGATGGAAACAGCGGGCAAATTGGTAGACGATGAGGAACTAAGAGCAGCATTAAAGGAAAATGGAATTGGGCGTCCGTCGTCTCGTGCGGGTATTATTGAAACGCTTTTCAAGCGCAATTATATTCGTAGGCAACGCAAGAACCTAATTGCAACCGAAACAGGAATTGCACTTATAGATACTATTCACGAGAAACTGCTTACCTCCGCCGAACTTACTGGTATCTGGGAGAAGAAGTTGCGCGACATCGAACACAAGAAATACGATGCCGGGCAGTTCATTAACGAGCTGAAAGAACAAATATCGAACATCGTAAACGATGTGCTTGCCGACAACTCCAACAGAAAAATCGGAGAAGTGGTACAAAGAACATAA
- a CDS encoding HdeD family acid-resistance protein codes for MRLIQSSIIRAVVAIVIGVLLVKYRSETMTWITIAAGIMFFISGIISCTVYYFEREKALKASSTQNDKGNKKSDGPIFPIVGGGCTVLGVILTLMPDEFITWVAYVFATILILGAVNQFMNLASSRQFARVPILFWLFPSITLCIGIYIIAQPIEAATLPFKIIGWCLMFYGVVELVNTIKINQMKRAYKKIEESKVVNGTEIPTSENIEDAEIID; via the coding sequence ATGAGATTAATCCAAAGTTCTATTATTCGTGCAGTTGTTGCCATTGTTATCGGTGTATTATTAGTAAAGTATAGGTCGGAGACAATGACCTGGATAACAATTGCTGCAGGAATTATGTTTTTCATCTCGGGTATAATTTCGTGTACCGTCTATTATTTTGAACGAGAGAAAGCATTAAAAGCCTCATCAACGCAGAACGACAAAGGCAATAAAAAGTCTGATGGTCCTATTTTCCCTATCGTGGGGGGTGGTTGTACAGTGTTAGGAGTAATCTTAACCTTAATGCCAGATGAATTTATTACCTGGGTGGCTTATGTCTTTGCTACAATTTTAATATTAGGTGCAGTCAATCAATTCATGAATCTCGCAAGTTCACGACAATTTGCACGCGTTCCTATATTGTTTTGGCTTTTCCCATCAATAACTTTGTGCATTGGCATATACATTATAGCTCAACCGATAGAAGCTGCTACTTTGCCATTTAAGATTATTGGTTGGTGCTTGATGTTCTATGGCGTGGTTGAATTGGTAAATACTATTAAGATAAACCAAATGAAGCGGGCATATAAAAAAATTGAAGAATCTAAAGTTGTAAATGGAACAGAAATACCTACGAGTGAGAATATTGAAGATGCTGAAATAATAGACTAA
- a CDS encoding histidine phosphatase family protein yields MTTIYLVRHGETVDNARHIMQGQTHGQLNENGINQAKELRKKLADIHFDAYVSSDLQRCIETCNWIVGEENASHIVSTQLLRERDWGSFTGRYIPELANLNDPSKWPDDIETLEELKQRATRFLEWVKYKYPNKTVLAVGHGIINKAIQSVFYNKPMNEIAVMKNADVRILQIK; encoded by the coding sequence ATGACTACAATTTATTTAGTAAGGCATGGTGAGACTGTCGATAATGCACGACATATAATGCAAGGACAGACACATGGGCAATTAAATGAGAATGGAATAAACCAGGCAAAAGAATTAAGAAAGAAGCTCGCCGATATACACTTCGATGCATATGTGTCAAGTGATTTACAACGTTGTATTGAAACTTGTAACTGGATTGTTGGAGAGGAAAATGCATCGCATATTGTTAGCACGCAACTTTTACGAGAACGTGATTGGGGAAGCTTTACTGGAAGATATATTCCTGAGCTGGCAAATTTAAATGATCCATCAAAATGGCCTGACGATATAGAAACGTTGGAAGAGTTAAAGCAACGCGCAACACGTTTCTTAGAATGGGTAAAATATAAATATCCTAACAAGACTGTTTTAGCTGTAGGACATGGTATTATAAATAAAGCTATCCAAAGTGTGTTTTATAATAAGCCGATGAATGAGATTGCAGTTATGAAGAATGCAGATGTGCGAATATTGCAGATCAAATAA
- a CDS encoding glycoside hydrolase family 25 protein has translation MSKKRYIFVFLWIFSFIGVKAQYNIQCEDTCDHVHGLDMSHYQGDVWWETVATNSNHKLNYVYLKATEGSSLIDQRYYENIQAAKRNGMNVGSYHFYRPQVSQIEQLQNFRAQCRPQDQDLIPMVDIETTGGLSDYALQDSLLKFLDLMTKEYGVRPLVYTYTNFYNRHLMGSLTGYKLFIAQYTAREPVLNDGRDIFAWQYTGKGYINGVRGYVDKSRLMGRHSMREIRFPRRRTNIRYY, from the coding sequence ATGAGCAAGAAAAGATATATTTTTGTTTTCTTATGGATATTCTCATTTATAGGAGTCAAGGCGCAATATAACATACAATGCGAGGATACATGCGACCATGTGCATGGTTTGGATATGAGCCATTATCAAGGGGACGTGTGGTGGGAGACCGTAGCTACAAATAGTAATCATAAGTTGAATTATGTTTATTTGAAGGCAACTGAAGGAAGTTCACTGATAGATCAAAGATATTATGAGAATATACAAGCTGCCAAACGTAACGGCATGAATGTGGGTTCTTATCATTTTTACCGTCCACAAGTTTCACAAATTGAACAGTTGCAGAACTTTCGGGCACAGTGTCGCCCGCAAGATCAAGACTTAATTCCTATGGTGGATATAGAGACGACTGGCGGACTGAGTGATTATGCGTTGCAGGATAGCTTGTTGAAATTCTTAGATTTAATGACGAAAGAATATGGTGTCCGTCCATTGGTCTATACATATACGAACTTCTATAATCGTCATCTTATGGGTTCATTAACAGGGTATAAACTTTTTATTGCGCAGTATACAGCTCGGGAACCAGTATTAAATGACGGTCGCGATATTTTTGCATGGCAGTATACAGGTAAAGGATATATTAATGGTGTACGAGGCTATGTAGATAAAAGTCGATTAATGGGACGACATAGTATGCGAGAAATTCGGTTTCCACGACGAAGAACGAATATACGTTATTATTAA
- a CDS encoding zinc ribbon domain-containing protein codes for MIIKCPECGHQVSDKAPVCPSCGVEIAGHLVKCSYCGETYLKEDVVCPNCHRSGTTNSNENEDDIKENVVAEETKNNEQEFQEKSLPTELVVSAEPVVEEARPNSVQETLTEEPLSKEKGIPADGNVVRPEVRNSHTPLFVSLLIALAICATLLFFYKRGNDNHEADEYKIALKSNNRQVMEQYLEDYPDAPLMHINSIKGLLKQTQQSNDEWAHANQQNTIASYKAYLEAHPNTPYKNEIRKRIEELYWNEVVSSNTEAAYLGYREKYPNGIHAKEADEKLKVMLDNTSSPDEEKAAATLVRQFLQGINSKSTSKIQEVTASSFSFLGGDGATVADVSKYMREKLYQADVKNITWKLGTPLNATTDKSEDGSVVQKITIPARLEIEREGGKGTNKFTIKAQMKNGKITAINWIQQK; via the coding sequence ATGATTATAAAATGTCCTGAATGTGGACATCAAGTCAGCGATAAGGCACCAGTTTGTCCAAGTTGTGGAGTAGAGATTGCAGGACATCTCGTCAAATGCTCCTATTGTGGAGAAACATACTTAAAAGAAGATGTGGTTTGTCCGAACTGTCATCGTTCCGGAACAACAAATAGCAATGAGAATGAAGACGATATAAAAGAGAATGTCGTAGCGGAGGAGACTAAGAATAACGAACAAGAGTTCCAGGAAAAGTCTCTGCCAACAGAACTTGTTGTCTCTGCTGAACCTGTAGTAGAAGAAGCTCGTCCGAACTCTGTCCAAGAAACTTTAACGGAAGAACCACTTTCTAAGGAGAAAGGAATACCGGCTGATGGCAATGTTGTACGCCCTGAAGTAAGAAATAGTCACACGCCTCTTTTTGTCTCTTTACTTATCGCACTCGCAATATGTGCCACGCTTCTGTTTTTCTATAAAAGAGGTAATGACAATCATGAGGCTGATGAATATAAAATAGCACTGAAAAGCAATAACCGCCAGGTAATGGAACAATATCTGGAAGATTATCCTGACGCGCCATTAATGCATATAAATAGCATAAAAGGTTTACTGAAGCAGACACAGCAAAGTAACGATGAATGGGCTCATGCCAATCAGCAGAATACCATAGCATCGTACAAGGCGTATCTTGAAGCTCACCCTAATACGCCTTATAAGAATGAAATTCGGAAAAGAATAGAAGAACTTTATTGGAACGAAGTTGTAAGTTCAAACACGGAAGCAGCCTATTTGGGGTACAGAGAGAAATATCCTAATGGAATTCATGCTAAGGAAGCCGATGAGAAATTAAAGGTAATGCTCGACAATACATCTTCTCCCGACGAAGAAAAGGCTGCAGCAACTCTTGTACGGCAGTTCTTACAAGGAATAAACAGTAAGAGTACCTCTAAGATACAAGAAGTAACGGCATCTTCATTCAGTTTCCTTGGTGGAGATGGCGCAACTGTAGCAGACGTATCCAAATACATGCGTGAAAAGCTCTACCAAGCTGATGTAAAGAATATAACATGGAAACTTGGAACGCCTTTGAATGCGACAACCGATAAATCGGAAGACGGTTCCGTTGTACAGAAGATAACTATTCCTGCTCGTTTAGAAATAGAACGTGAAGGAGGAAAAGGTACAAATAAGTTTACGATTAAGGCACAAATGAAAAATGGGAAAATAACTGCCATTAATTGGATACAACAAAAATGA
- a CDS encoding 30S ribosomal protein S16: MATKIRLQRGGRKGYAVYRIVIADVRAPRDGKFTEKIGTYNPNTNPATVDLNFDRALYWVETGAQPTDTVRNLLRGEGVYMMKHLRGGVKKGAFDEATCQQKFDAWKKVKDASKETLEKKTADAKKASAAKNLEEEKKVNEAIAKKIAEKKAAAKAAEEAAKAAETEAAQTEATETEAPAEA; encoded by the coding sequence ATGGCAACAAAAATCAGATTGCAACGCGGAGGTCGTAAAGGCTATGCCGTTTACAGAATTGTAATTGCAGACGTTCGTGCACCACGTGATGGTAAATTTACTGAAAAGATTGGAACTTATAACCCTAACACCAATCCTGCCACAGTAGATTTGAATTTCGATCGCGCTTTATATTGGGTCGAGACAGGCGCACAACCTACCGACACTGTTCGTAACTTGCTTAGAGGAGAAGGTGTTTATATGATGAAGCATCTTCGTGGCGGTGTTAAGAAAGGCGCATTCGACGAAGCAACATGTCAACAAAAGTTTGATGCATGGAAGAAAGTGAAGGACGCTTCTAAAGAAACATTGGAGAAAAAGACTGCCGATGCCAAGAAGGCAAGTGCAGCAAAGAATCTCGAAGAAGAGAAAAAGGTTAATGAAGCTATTGCGAAGAAAATAGCAGAGAAGAAAGCAGCTGCAAAGGCTGCAGAAGAAGCTGCAAAAGCTGCAGAAACAGAGGCTGCTCAAACTGAAGCAACAGAAACAGAAGCACCTGCTGAAGCCTAA
- a CDS encoding HU family DNA-binding protein has protein sequence MIVFEVKSRKQPIGKRKGQTVYFASASSQQHLTNKNVVAQIVRETSLSEGDISNALISLATVVREALRSGLSVDLADLGSFRLIVPASMVDSEDEVTTETLKTPKIIFTPKRAMRDAAKSVELRIMKKKRKVSKRDKGEEGL, from the coding sequence ATGATAGTATTTGAAGTAAAGTCGAGAAAACAACCAATTGGTAAGCGAAAGGGACAGACTGTTTATTTCGCCAGTGCTTCATCACAGCAACACCTTACGAATAAAAATGTTGTGGCACAAATAGTACGCGAGACATCGCTCTCGGAAGGCGATATAAGCAACGCCCTTATCAGTCTTGCTACTGTGGTACGCGAGGCTCTCAGGTCCGGGTTAAGTGTAGATTTAGCCGACCTTGGTTCGTTTCGTCTTATCGTACCGGCGAGCATGGTAGACAGTGAAGACGAGGTTACTACTGAAACTTTGAAAACACCTAAGATTATCTTCACGCCAAAAAGGGCTATGCGTGATGCTGCCAAATCTGTGGAGCTTCGCATTATGAAGAAGAAGAGGAAAGTAAGTAAAAGAGACAAAGGAGAAGAAGGACTGTAG
- a CDS encoding DegT/DnrJ/EryC1/StrS family aminotransferase, giving the protein MIEYLSLKRITAMHEDEINKAISDVVASGWYLNGTAVQRFEEHYRTYIGTQHCISCGNGLDALHLILRAYKELGQLHDGEEIIVPANTYIATILAITENNLTPVLVEPDITTLEIDDNRIEAAITPRTRAIMLVHLYGRCAYTEKISNICKQHKIKLIEDNAQAHGCTYNGKHTGSLGDAAAHSFYPGKNLGALGDAGAVTTNDLELAEAVRTLGNYGSSHKYVFDYQGRNSRMDEIQAAVLSVKLKYLDEDNAHRKEIAHYFEQHIKNECITIPTALNRDNVYHIFPILCTERDRLQEYLKKNGVQTMIHYPIPPHKQKAYKEWNALSFPLTERIHREELSIPCNQTMSLGDAEQIATLLNNFV; this is encoded by the coding sequence ATGATAGAATATTTATCACTCAAACGCATCACGGCGATGCACGAAGACGAAATAAACAAGGCGATTTCGGACGTCGTGGCATCGGGTTGGTATCTTAATGGCACTGCTGTTCAACGTTTTGAAGAGCATTACCGCACCTACATTGGTACACAACACTGCATCAGTTGTGGTAACGGACTTGACGCATTGCACCTTATTCTACGTGCATACAAAGAACTTGGGCAACTTCACGATGGCGAAGAAATAATCGTACCTGCCAACACTTACATTGCCACCATATTGGCAATAACCGAAAACAACCTTACACCCGTACTCGTAGAACCCGATATTACAACGCTGGAAATAGACGACAACCGCATAGAGGCAGCAATTACGCCCCGCACGCGTGCCATTATGCTCGTGCATTTATATGGTCGTTGTGCTTATACAGAAAAGATTAGCAATATTTGCAAGCAACATAAAATAAAGCTGATAGAAGACAATGCGCAGGCACACGGCTGTACCTACAACGGCAAACATACAGGAAGCCTTGGCGATGCCGCTGCCCACAGTTTCTATCCAGGCAAGAATCTTGGCGCATTGGGCGACGCAGGTGCTGTAACCACTAACGACTTGGAGCTCGCCGAAGCAGTCCGTACACTTGGCAATTATGGTTCGAGCCACAAATACGTATTCGACTATCAAGGCAGAAACAGCCGTATGGACGAAATACAAGCTGCCGTGCTCAGCGTGAAACTAAAGTATCTCGATGAAGATAATGCACACAGAAAAGAAATCGCCCATTACTTTGAACAGCATATAAAGAACGAGTGCATCACCATTCCTACAGCTTTAAACCGTGATAACGTCTATCATATATTCCCAATACTCTGCACTGAACGCGACAGACTGCAAGAATATTTAAAGAAGAATGGTGTGCAGACGATGATACACTATCCCATTCCACCCCACAAACAAAAAGCATACAAGGAATGGAATGCTCTTTCATTCCCACTGACAGAACGTATCCATCGGGAAGAACTTTCCATTCCTTGCAACCAAACAATGTCGTTAGGTGATGCAGAACAAATCGCAACGCTGCTGAACAACTTCGTTTAG
- a CDS encoding GNAT family N-acetyltransferase yields MIEIKQYNLDDAEKWNEFVTISKQGTFLFNRNYMDYHADRFADCSFLIMEKGRIAAALSANRKGDILYSHQGLTYGGLLTTERMTAGKVCNIFSELDILLKEMGIKQVVYKAIPWIYHRIPAEEDLYALTNVCHAQLVSRDISSSFSLHDVRKFTESRKSGIRKAIRNGILVGESQDLAAFWNILNNNLTAKYNAHPVHSLAELQLLKGRFPKEIKLYMATTTDGEPLGGTLIYETPNVVHTQYISASPDGKKMGALDLLFDHIINKVYKGRNGYFDFGKSTGASGTVLNQQLIHQKEGFGGRGVCYDTYEWKI; encoded by the coding sequence ATGATTGAAATTAAACAATATAACCTTGATGATGCAGAGAAATGGAACGAATTTGTAACCATTTCTAAGCAAGGCACATTTCTTTTCAATCGCAACTATATGGACTATCACGCTGATAGGTTTGCCGACTGTTCGTTTCTTATAATGGAGAAAGGGCGCATCGCTGCTGCATTATCTGCCAATCGGAAAGGCGACATCTTATATTCTCATCAGGGACTTACCTATGGCGGATTACTCACTACGGAGAGAATGACGGCTGGAAAGGTATGCAATATCTTTTCAGAACTGGACATTTTGCTCAAGGAAATGGGTATAAAGCAAGTGGTTTACAAAGCCATTCCTTGGATTTACCACCGTATTCCTGCCGAAGAAGACCTCTACGCACTTACCAATGTATGCCACGCACAACTCGTCAGCCGCGATATTTCATCGTCGTTCAGCCTCCACGATGTACGAAAGTTTACCGAAAGCCGCAAAAGCGGTATTCGGAAAGCTATCAGAAACGGCATTCTCGTAGGAGAGAGTCAGGATTTAGCAGCATTCTGGAATATCCTCAACAACAATCTAACTGCCAAATACAATGCTCACCCTGTACATTCCTTAGCGGAATTACAGCTCTTAAAGGGTCGCTTCCCAAAGGAAATAAAACTTTATATGGCTACAACAACCGACGGCGAGCCATTAGGAGGCACGCTCATTTACGAGACACCGAACGTTGTTCATACACAATACATCTCGGCATCGCCCGACGGGAAGAAAATGGGAGCACTGGACTTGCTGTTCGACCATATAATAAACAAAGTGTATAAGGGCAGAAACGGCTATTTCGACTTTGGCAAAAGTACTGGAGCAAGTGGCACTGTGCTGAACCAACAGCTTATCCATCAGAAAGAAGGATTTGGCGGACGAGGTGTCTGTTACGACACTTACGAATGGAAAATATAA
- a CDS encoding sugar 3,4-ketoisomerase codes for MSKIGKIIELPKRLDHRGNLTVAEEMKDIPFNISRVYWVYDVPGGENRGGHSHKHCREFIIAANGSFTVTLDNGTEKESFLLNHPYQGLLVNTDTWRTLEDFSSGAVCLVLAEDPFDEDDYIREYDEYLKFISKTK; via the coding sequence ATGTCAAAAATAGGGAAGATAATAGAACTGCCTAAACGATTAGACCACCGTGGCAACCTTACCGTAGCAGAAGAAATGAAAGACATTCCTTTCAATATTTCGCGCGTTTATTGGGTCTACGATGTGCCAGGGGGCGAGAATCGTGGTGGACACTCGCACAAACATTGCCGTGAGTTTATTATTGCAGCAAACGGTTCTTTCACCGTCACACTTGATAACGGCACTGAAAAAGAGTCGTTCTTGCTCAATCACCCCTACCAAGGCTTACTTGTGAATACAGACACATGGCGAACACTCGAAGATTTCTCCTCTGGTGCAGTCTGTTTGGTACTCGCTGAAGATCCATTTGACGAAGACGACTACATCAGGGAATACGATGAGTACTTAAAATTCATCAGTAAAACCAAATAA